A genomic region of Pseudomonas frederiksbergensis contains the following coding sequences:
- a CDS encoding enoyl-CoA hydratase/isomerase family protein: MNTLPVCQTLLLEPHNGVLHITLNRPDCRNAMSLQMVTELRAVLAAVRDDRSIRALVLGGAGGHFCAGGDLKDMANARAQGQEAYRELNRAFGALLEEAQHAPQVLVTVLQGAVLGGGFGLACVSDIALTDHNAQFGLPETSLGLLPAQIAPFVVQRIGLTQARRLALTAARFDGHEARRLGLVHFVEHDAQALAERLDAVLAHVLCCAPGANAATKSLLLASTEQPLGPLLDQAAEWFSEAVTGAEGVEGTMAFVQKRKPGWAP, translated from the coding sequence ATGAACACTCTGCCCGTTTGCCAGACTCTGCTGCTGGAACCGCACAACGGCGTCCTGCACATCACGTTGAACCGGCCGGACTGCCGCAACGCCATGAGCTTGCAAATGGTCACCGAATTGCGTGCGGTACTGGCGGCGGTACGCGATGACCGCAGCATCCGTGCATTAGTGTTAGGCGGTGCCGGCGGGCATTTTTGCGCTGGCGGCGACTTGAAAGACATGGCCAATGCCCGCGCTCAAGGCCAAGAGGCTTACCGCGAGTTGAACCGCGCGTTCGGCGCCCTGCTTGAAGAAGCCCAGCACGCGCCGCAAGTGCTGGTCACGGTGTTGCAGGGTGCGGTGCTCGGCGGTGGGTTCGGCCTGGCCTGTGTCAGCGACATTGCACTGACTGACCACAATGCCCAGTTCGGCTTGCCGGAAACCAGCCTCGGCCTGCTGCCGGCGCAAATCGCTCCGTTTGTGGTCCAGCGTATCGGCCTGACTCAGGCACGACGCCTGGCGCTGACCGCCGCGCGTTTTGACGGGCATGAGGCGCGGCGTCTGGGGCTGGTGCATTTTGTCGAACACGATGCGCAAGCCCTGGCCGAACGCCTGGATGCGGTGCTCGCCCATGTTTTGTGTTGCGCGCCTGGCGCCAATGCCGCGACCAAATCCTTGTTGCTGGCCAGCACCGAGCAGCCGCTGGGGCCGTTGCTCGACCAGGCGGCCGAGTGGTTCAGCGAAGCCGTGACCGGGGCAGAAGGTGTCGAAGGGACGATGGCCTTTGTGCAGAAACGCAAACCGGGTTGGGCGCCCTAG
- the atuC gene encoding geranyl-CoA carboxylase subunit beta, whose protein sequence is MPMIESQLDTHSPQFAQNREAMLSCIEQIRQLERNLLAKAAEAKPKFDKRGQLLPRERLNLLLDPGAPFLELATLAGYKLHDDKDGSQAGGGLIAGIGYVSGVRVLVVANNSAIKGGTISPSGLKKSLRLQTIAMENKLPVITLAESGGANLNYAAEIFIEGARSFANQARMSAMGLPQITVVHGSATAGGAYQPGLSDYLVVVRGKAKLFLAGPPLLKAATGEVATDEALGGAEMHAQTAGTAEYLAENDADGVRLVREIVSLLPWNARLPLHSAPSWDEPRYPIDELLGVIPDDPKKPYDVREIIARIADGSRFLEFKGEFDQQTICGHLQIQGRPCGFVGNNGPITPQGASKAAQFIQLCDQSQTPLLFFHNTTGFMVGTESEQQGVIKHGAKMIQAVANARVPKLSIVVGGSYGAGNYAMCGRGLDPRFIFAWPNSRTAVMGGAQAGKVLRIVTEARQVKDGLVPDPKMLDMLEQVTAQKLDSQSTALYGSANLWDDGLIDPRDTRTLLGYLLDICHEAEVRQLQPNSFGIARF, encoded by the coding sequence ATGCCGATGATTGAATCGCAACTCGACACCCACAGCCCGCAGTTCGCACAGAACCGCGAGGCGATGTTGAGCTGCATCGAGCAGATCCGTCAGCTCGAACGCAACTTACTGGCCAAAGCGGCTGAGGCCAAACCGAAATTCGACAAACGCGGACAACTCCTGCCTCGCGAACGGTTGAACCTGCTGCTCGACCCCGGCGCACCGTTTCTCGAACTGGCGACCCTGGCCGGCTACAAACTGCACGACGACAAGGATGGCAGCCAGGCCGGGGGCGGATTGATCGCCGGGATTGGTTACGTGTCAGGCGTGCGGGTGCTGGTGGTCGCCAACAACAGCGCGATCAAGGGGGGAACCATTTCCCCCAGCGGCCTGAAAAAATCCCTGCGCCTGCAAACGATCGCCATGGAAAACAAACTGCCGGTGATCACCCTCGCCGAGAGCGGCGGCGCCAACCTCAATTACGCCGCAGAGATTTTCATCGAGGGCGCTCGCAGCTTCGCCAATCAGGCGCGGATGTCGGCCATGGGCTTGCCGCAAATCACCGTGGTGCACGGTTCGGCCACCGCCGGCGGCGCTTATCAGCCAGGGCTCTCTGACTACCTGGTGGTGGTGCGCGGTAAGGCCAAGCTGTTTCTCGCCGGCCCCCCGCTGCTCAAGGCTGCAACCGGTGAAGTCGCCACGGATGAAGCACTCGGCGGCGCCGAAATGCACGCACAAACTGCCGGCACCGCCGAATACCTGGCCGAAAACGATGCCGACGGCGTGCGCCTGGTACGCGAAATCGTCAGCCTGTTACCGTGGAATGCGCGGTTACCCCTGCACAGCGCCCCCTCTTGGGACGAGCCGCGCTACCCGATCGACGAACTGCTGGGGGTGATTCCGGACGATCCGAAAAAGCCCTACGACGTGCGCGAGATCATTGCGCGCATCGCCGACGGTTCACGCTTTCTCGAATTCAAGGGCGAGTTCGATCAGCAGACGATTTGTGGCCATTTGCAGATCCAGGGACGGCCCTGCGGTTTTGTCGGCAACAACGGTCCGATCACTCCGCAAGGCGCAAGCAAGGCTGCGCAATTCATCCAGCTCTGCGACCAGAGCCAGACACCGCTGCTGTTTTTCCATAACACCACCGGTTTCATGGTCGGCACCGAGTCTGAACAGCAAGGGGTGATCAAACACGGCGCGAAGATGATTCAGGCAGTCGCCAACGCGCGGGTGCCGAAGCTGAGCATCGTGGTCGGTGGCTCTTACGGCGCCGGCAACTATGCGATGTGCGGCCGAGGGCTCGACCCGCGTTTCATCTTCGCCTGGCCCAACAGCCGCACCGCCGTGATGGGCGGCGCCCAAGCCGGCAAGGTGCTGCGCATTGTCACCGAAGCCAGGCAGGTCAAGGACGGATTAGTCCCGGACCCGAAGATGCTCGACATGCTCGAACAGGTCACCGCGCAAAAACTCGACAGCCAGTCCACCGCACTTTATGGCAGCGCCAACCTGTGGGACGACGGGCTGATCGATCCGCGGGACACCCGCACCTTGCTCGGCTACCTGCTGGATATCTGCCATGAAGCCGAGGTTCGTCAACTGCAACCGAACAGTTTTGGTATCGCACGTTTTTGA
- the atuD gene encoding citronellyl-CoA dehydrogenase — protein sequence MIFTQEHEALRRTVRNFVDREINPYVDEWEKAGRFPIHEIFRKAGALGLLGISKPEKFGGMGLDYSYSIVAAEEFGTIHCGGIPMSIGVQTDMCTPALARFGSDELREEFLRPAITGEQVGCIGVSEVGAGSDVAGLKTTARKDGDDYVINGSKMWITNSPSADFICLLANTSDDKAHINKSLIMVPMNSPGISLSSHLDKLGMRSSETAQVFFDNVRVPQRNRIGHEGAGFMMQMLQFQEERLFGAANMIKGLEYCIDSTIEYCKERKTFGNALIDNQVIHFRLAELSTEIECLRALVYQATEQYVLGQDVTRLASMAKLKAGRLGREVSDSCLQYWGGMGYMWDNPVARAYRDVRLVSIGGGADEIMLGIICKLMGILPGKKK from the coding sequence ATGATCTTCACCCAGGAACACGAAGCACTGCGCCGTACCGTACGCAACTTTGTCGACCGCGAGATCAACCCGTACGTCGATGAGTGGGAAAAAGCCGGGCGCTTTCCGATCCACGAGATTTTCCGCAAGGCCGGCGCGCTTGGTTTGCTGGGGATTTCCAAACCGGAAAAATTCGGCGGCATGGGCCTGGACTACAGCTATTCGATTGTCGCCGCTGAAGAGTTCGGCACCATTCATTGCGGCGGAATTCCGATGTCGATCGGCGTGCAGACCGACATGTGCACCCCGGCCCTCGCCCGTTTCGGCTCCGATGAGCTGCGTGAAGAGTTCCTCCGTCCGGCGATCACCGGTGAACAGGTCGGCTGCATCGGCGTCTCGGAGGTCGGTGCCGGCTCTGATGTCGCCGGGCTGAAAACCACCGCGCGCAAGGACGGCGATGACTACGTGATCAACGGCAGCAAAATGTGGATCACCAATTCCCCAAGCGCCGACTTCATCTGTCTGTTGGCCAACACCTCGGACGACAAGGCGCACATCAACAAATCGTTGATCATGGTGCCGATGAACAGCCCCGGCATCAGCCTCAGCTCGCACCTGGACAAACTCGGCATGCGCAGCTCGGAAACCGCCCAGGTGTTTTTCGACAATGTGCGGGTGCCACAACGCAACCGCATCGGCCACGAAGGTGCTGGCTTCATGATGCAAATGCTGCAATTCCAGGAGGAACGCCTGTTCGGTGCAGCGAACATGATCAAGGGTCTGGAGTATTGCATCGACAGCACCATCGAGTACTGCAAGGAGCGCAAGACGTTCGGTAATGCGCTGATCGACAACCAGGTGATCCACTTCCGCCTCGCCGAGCTTTCAACCGAAATCGAATGCTTGCGGGCGCTGGTCTACCAGGCCACCGAGCAATACGTCCTAGGCCAGGACGTCACGCGCCTGGCGTCGATGGCCAAGCTCAAGGCCGGGCGGCTGGGCCGGGAAGTCAGCGACAGTTGCCTGCAATACTGGGGCGGTATGGGCTACATGTGGGACAACCCGGTAGCCCGCGCCTACCGCGATGTGCGGCTGGTGTCGATTGGCGGCGGTGCCGACGAGATCATGCTGGGGATCATCTGCAAATTGATGGGCATCCTGCCCGGGAAGAAAAAATGA